One segment of Porticoccus hydrocarbonoclasticus MCTG13d DNA contains the following:
- a CDS encoding 4a-hydroxytetrahydrobiopterin dehydratase, producing the protein MTLAKEHCEACRADAPKVDDAQINSLMEQIPGWAVLDRDGIKQLEKSFHFSNFRQALNFANHVGELAEEVQHHPAILLEWGKVTVTWWSHKIRGLHRNDFILAAKTSELETTDSPDTV; encoded by the coding sequence ATGACACTAGCCAAAGAGCACTGCGAGGCCTGTAGAGCTGACGCCCCCAAGGTTGACGATGCACAAATAAACTCTCTGATGGAACAGATCCCCGGCTGGGCTGTGCTGGATAGAGATGGTATCAAACAACTTGAAAAGAGCTTCCACTTCAGCAACTTTAGGCAAGCACTCAACTTTGCCAATCACGTTGGTGAGTTGGCCGAAGAAGTTCAGCACCACCCTGCTATCCTGCTCGAGTGGGGCAAGGTAACGGTTACCTGGTGGAGCCACAAAATCCGCGGACTGCACCGCAACGATTTTATCCTTGCAGCCAAAACCAGCGAGTTGGAGACGACTGACTCACCAGATACAGTGTAG
- a CDS encoding TusE/DsrC/DsvC family sulfur relay protein — translation MTETTTHNHLTKLPAWSENQAKQEAAKAEIQLTDAHLEVILLARQFYATYGFSPSMRPLIKFMAEYLEISKARSIYLMQLFPPSPAKQVARLAGLPPPKNCL, via the coding sequence GTGACTGAGACCACGACACACAACCATCTGACAAAACTTCCTGCGTGGTCTGAAAACCAGGCCAAGCAGGAAGCTGCCAAAGCTGAAATACAACTGACCGATGCTCACCTTGAAGTGATTCTGCTGGCACGACAATTCTATGCCACATACGGCTTTTCGCCGTCCATGCGACCGCTGATAAAGTTCATGGCCGAGTATCTGGAGATCAGTAAGGCACGAAGTATTTACCTGATGCAGTTATTCCCGCCAAGTCCGGCTAAACAAGTTGCCAGACTGGCTGGCTTGCCACCTCCGAAAAACTGTCTGTAA
- the trmA gene encoding tRNA (uridine(54)-C5)-methyltransferase TrmA, giving the protein MQTINPDNYQQQLDEKLTELHATFRDIPLPEKIEVYPSEPLHFRMRAEFRIWHENGRAHFAMNEPGQKTPYIITEFPIGSVLINRLMTSLTKEINASSILSRRLFSVEFLTTLSGDALITLLYHRKLDDEWQSAAEALQQRLGVAIIGRSRKQKITLGRDYVLEKLHVDNKYYQYQQIEGGFTQPNAGINQNMLAWSLDKTSDCGGDLLELYCGNGNFTCVLAQNFNRVLATEISKISVRSATTNLYNNKIDNVIIVRMSSEDFCQALDGVRPFRRLQHIDLDSYSFSTLFLDPPRAGLDDLTLQLAMKFDNILYISCNPLTLRENLKVIGNSHRIEHFAVFDQFPYTHHLECGVLLKKASL; this is encoded by the coding sequence GTGCAAACCATTAATCCCGATAATTACCAGCAACAACTTGACGAAAAGCTCACGGAGCTACATGCCACCTTCCGGGATATCCCTCTTCCTGAAAAAATAGAAGTCTATCCATCAGAGCCACTGCACTTTCGGATGCGTGCCGAATTTCGTATCTGGCACGAAAACGGCCGGGCACATTTTGCCATGAATGAGCCGGGTCAGAAAACGCCCTATATCATCACGGAGTTTCCGATTGGTTCTGTGTTGATCAACCGTCTCATGACTTCTCTGACTAAAGAAATCAACGCCTCTTCGATATTGAGCAGGCGTTTGTTTTCGGTGGAATTTTTAACCACGTTAAGTGGCGATGCGCTGATCACGCTGCTCTATCACAGGAAACTGGATGACGAGTGGCAATCGGCCGCTGAGGCACTGCAACAACGTCTCGGCGTAGCTATTATCGGCAGAAGCCGTAAACAGAAAATCACCCTTGGGCGGGACTATGTCCTGGAAAAATTACACGTCGATAACAAATATTATCAATATCAGCAGATTGAAGGCGGCTTTACCCAACCCAATGCCGGCATCAATCAGAACATGCTGGCCTGGTCACTGGACAAGACCAGCGACTGTGGTGGTGATCTCCTGGAACTGTACTGTGGAAACGGTAATTTTACCTGTGTCCTGGCACAAAACTTTAATCGTGTGCTGGCAACAGAGATATCTAAAATCTCAGTACGATCGGCAACGACCAATCTATACAACAACAAAATTGATAATGTCATCATAGTAAGAATGTCCAGCGAGGACTTTTGTCAGGCCCTGGATGGTGTTCGCCCGTTTCGCAGATTGCAGCATATCGACCTGGACAGCTATAGTTTCAGCACCCTCTTTCTGGACCCACCAAGGGCCGGGCTGGATGACCTGACGCTTCAACTGGCCATGAAGTTCGACAATATTCTCTATATCTCCTGCAACCCACTAACTCTGAGAGAAAACCTGAAAGTCATCGGCAACAGCCATCGAATTGAACATTTTGCGGTTTTTGATCAATTTCCCTATACCCATCATCTCGAATGTGGGGTTTTACTAAAGAAGGCCAGTTTGTAA